One window of Quercus robur chromosome 12, dhQueRobu3.1, whole genome shotgun sequence genomic DNA carries:
- the LOC126708533 gene encoding uncharacterized protein LOC126708533, translated as MCRAFPMTLKGAARIWFSRLTRNSISTFKELSAQFTAHFIGGHRYKKSTACLMSIKQREEETLRAYISRFNKEVLSIDEADDKILVASFTNGLKKGKFLFFLYKNDLKTMLEVFYKATKYMNTEDALLAREERPKKRERQENTRQDQGRKKARTGDRRDERHPKPLGGRFTSFTPLTAPIDQVLMQIKDEEALTFP; from the coding sequence atgtgtagggccttccccaTGACGCTGAAGGGTgcggcaagaatttggttcagccggtTGACACGCAACTCCATtagcaccttcaaggagttaaGCGCTCAATTTACTGCACACTTtatcggaggacatcggtacaaaaagtctacggcttgcttgatgagtatcaAGCAGCGAGAGGAGGAAACGTTAAGGGCTTACATATCCCGCTTCAATAAGGAGGTACtttcgatcgacgaagccgacgataaGATACTTGTCGCATCATTCACGAATGGGCTGAAGAaaggtaagtttttgttcttcTTGTACAAAAACGACTTGAAGACCATGTTGGAAGTGTTTTATAaggccaccaagtatatgaacacCGAGGACGCGCTGTTGGCCCGagaagagaggcccaagaaaagagaaaggcaagAAAACACTCGGCAGGACCAAGGCCGGAAGAAGGCAAGGACGGGAGACCGAAGGGATGAGAGACACCCTAAGCCCCTAGGGGGAAGATTCACAAGCTTCACTCCGTTGAccgccccgatagatcaagttctaatgcaaatcaaggacgaggaGGCTCTGACGTTCCCttga